TGGGGTCCGGGTCCCAGAAGTGGGCCCGCGTCTGGCGCAGCACCAGCTCCTCGATGGCGTGCACCGGCATGCCCGCCGCCGCGTACGCCGCCACCATGCCCCCGGCGGACGTCCCCGCGTACGCCTGGGGCCTCAGCCCCGCGCCCGCCAGCCCCTTGAGGAAGCCCGCATGCCCATAGAAGCCGAAGTACCCGGCGGAGAGGACCAGCCCGAACCGCTTGCCTTCGAGGAGCTGACGCAGAGTCGGAGACGCCATGTCCCACATCTACCACTGTCCGTTGCCGGGCATGCAGTGCGTCGAAAGTCCTCTGGCCATCAGCTTGGCATCGACGTATGTTGATGCGGCGATATGGAAGCTCTGTCCCAATCCTTCCGGGCCCTGGGAGACCCGACGCGGCTGCGCATCCTCCGCCTGGTGTCCGAGGCGCCGTTGAACGTGACGGAGCTGGTGTCGCTGGTGGGGGTGGCGCAGTCCTCGGTGTCGCACCACCTGGGCAAGCTCAAGGGGCTGGGGCTCATCCGCGAGGAGCGGCAGGCGGGCTACAGCTACTACTCGCTCGCGCTGGACGGGGAGGACGCCCGCTGGCCGCTCATCCGGCTGGCGCGCGAGGCGGAGGACGCGGCGGGGGACTCGGCGCGGCTGAAGGACCTCTTGCGCGCGCGCGAGGACCGGCAGGCGCTCAACGAGCGGCTGCTCGAGCCGGGCCAGTCGTGGTTTCTGTGGGCGGGCGCGCTGGCGTCGCTGTTGCCGCCCCTGGACGTGGCGGACTTCGGCTGTGGCACGGGCGTGTTGAGCGTGGCCATCGCCCGGTGGGCGCGGCACGTGTGGGCCATCGACCAGAACGCGGAGGCGCTGACGCAGGCGAAGGCGCGCGCCGGCCGCGAGGGCGCCTCCAACGTCACCTTCCTCTGCGAGGACCTGCAGCGGCTGTCGCTGTCCGCGGGACGCATGGACCTGGTGGTGATTTCGCAGAGCCTGCACCACGTGGAGTCCCCGTCCGCGGTGCTGGCGGAGGCCGCGCGGCTGCTCAAGCCGGGCGGCCGGCTGGTGTTGCTGGAGTTGATGCCGCACGAGGAGCGCTGGGTGGTGGAGCGGCTGGGCCACCGCCACCTGGGCTTCGTTCCCGAGGGACTGGAGGCGGCGCTGCGCGAGCAGGGCTTCCAGTCGCTCACCCGAGAGACGCACGCGCGTGACGGGGCGAGCCCCTTCCGCGTCTTCCTGCTGACAGGAGTCAAGCCGTCATGACGACCCATTCCTCCTCCGTGTTGCCGCCCCCGCCGGGGCGGGATGGCCGTCGCGTGGAGGCGCTGCGCGCGGCGTTGCGCGAGCGCGTGCTGGTGCTCGACGGCGCCATGGGCACGCTCTTGCAGGGCAAGGACCTCAAGGCCGCGGACTTCGGTGGGCCGGAGTACGAGGGTTGCAACGAGCACCTGGTGCTGACGCGGCCGGACGTCATCGAGGACATCCACGCGCGCTACTTCGCGGCGGGCGCGGACGTGACGGAGACGGACAGCTTCGGCGGCACGCCGGTGGTGCTCAACGAGTTCGGCCTGGGGCACAAGGCGCTCGAAATCAACGAGGCCTCCGCGCGGCTGGCGCGCAAGGCGGCGGAGGCGGCCGAGGCGCGCGACGGGCGCATGCGCTGGGTGGCGGGGTCGGTGGGGCCCACCACCAAGGCCATCAGCGTGACGGGCGGCATCACCTTCGAGGCGCTGGTGGACAACTTCGCCGTGCAGGCGGAGGGGCTCGCGCTGGGCGGCTCCGACTACCTGCTGGTGGAGACGGCGCAGGACACGCGCAACATCAAGGCGGCCCTGCTGGGCATCGACCGGGCCTTCCGCAAGTTGGGCTATGCGCTGCCGGTGGCGGTGTCCGGCACCATCGAACCCATGGGCACGATGCTCGCGGGGCAGAGCGTGGAGAGCCTGGCCGCGTCGCTGGAGCATGTGGAGCTCCTGTACCTGGGGCTCAACTGCGCCACGGGGCCGGACTTCATGACGGACCACGTCCGCTCGCTGGCGGCGCTGACCTCCGCCCCGGTGTCGTGCGTGCCCAACGCGGGCCTGCCGGACGAGAACGGGCACTACCTGGAGACGCCGGAGATGATTGCCCGCTCGCTCACGCGCTTCTGTGAGCAGGGCTGGCTCAACGTGGTGGGGGGCTGTTGTGGCACGCACGAGGGCCACATCCGCGCGCTGGCGCAGGCGGTGAAGGGGCTCAAGCCGCGCGTCGCCCGGTCCCGCTCGCGCTCGACGCTGTCGGGTGTGGACTACCTGGAGGTGACGGACGAGCTGCGGCCGGTCATCGTCGGCGAGCGCACCAACGTCATCGGCAGCAAGAAGTTCAAGGAGCTCATCGTCGCCGGGCAGGTGGAGGACGCGTCGGAGATCGCCCGCGCCCAGGTGAAGCGCGGCGCGCAGGTCATCGACATCTGCCTGGCCAACCCGGACCGGGACGAGCTGGAGGACATGCGGCGCTTCCTGGAGGTGGTCGTCAAGAAGGTGCGCGTGCCCTTGATGATCGACTCCACGGACGAGGCCGTCATCGAGATGGCGCTGACGTACAGCCAGGGCAAGGCCATCATCAACTCCGTCAACCTGGAGGACGGGGAGGAGCGCTTCGAGAAGGTGGTGCCGCTGGCGCGCCGCTTCGGCGCGGCGCTGGTGGTGGGCTGCATCGACGAGACGGGCATGGCGGTGTCCCGCGAGCGCAAGCTGGCGGTGGCCGAGCGCTCCTTCGAGCTGTTGACGCGGAAGTACGGCATGCGGGCGGAGGACCTGTACTTCGACCCGCTCGTCTTCCCGTGCGCCTCCGGCGACGCGCAGTACACGGGCAGCGGCGTGGAGACGGTGGAGGGCGTGCGCCTCATCAAGCAGCGCTTCCCCCAGTGCCGCACGGTGCTGGGCATCTCCAACGTGTCCTTCGGCCTGCCCACCGCGGGCCGCGAGGTGCTCAACTCCGTCTTCCTGTACCACTGCGTGCAGGCGGGCCTGGACATGGCGCTCGTCAATTCGGAGAAGCTGGAGCGCTACGCGTCGCTGCCGGAGG
This sequence is a window from Myxococcus stipitatus. Protein-coding genes within it:
- a CDS encoding ArsR/SmtB family transcription factor, giving the protein MEALSQSFRALGDPTRLRILRLVSEAPLNVTELVSLVGVAQSSVSHHLGKLKGLGLIREERQAGYSYYSLALDGEDARWPLIRLAREAEDAAGDSARLKDLLRAREDRQALNERLLEPGQSWFLWAGALASLLPPLDVADFGCGTGVLSVAIARWARHVWAIDQNAEALTQAKARAGREGASNVTFLCEDLQRLSLSAGRMDLVVISQSLHHVESPSAVLAEAARLLKPGGRLVLLELMPHEERWVVERLGHRHLGFVPEGLEAALREQGFQSLTRETHARDGASPFRVFLLTGVKPS
- the metH gene encoding methionine synthase; the protein is MTTHSSSVLPPPPGRDGRRVEALRAALRERVLVLDGAMGTLLQGKDLKAADFGGPEYEGCNEHLVLTRPDVIEDIHARYFAAGADVTETDSFGGTPVVLNEFGLGHKALEINEASARLARKAAEAAEARDGRMRWVAGSVGPTTKAISVTGGITFEALVDNFAVQAEGLALGGSDYLLVETAQDTRNIKAALLGIDRAFRKLGYALPVAVSGTIEPMGTMLAGQSVESLAASLEHVELLYLGLNCATGPDFMTDHVRSLAALTSAPVSCVPNAGLPDENGHYLETPEMIARSLTRFCEQGWLNVVGGCCGTHEGHIRALAQAVKGLKPRVARSRSRSTLSGVDYLEVTDELRPVIVGERTNVIGSKKFKELIVAGQVEDASEIARAQVKRGAQVIDICLANPDRDELEDMRRFLEVVVKKVRVPLMIDSTDEAVIEMALTYSQGKAIINSVNLEDGEERFEKVVPLARRFGAALVVGCIDETGMAVSRERKLAVAERSFELLTRKYGMRAEDLYFDPLVFPCASGDAQYTGSGVETVEGVRLIKQRFPQCRTVLGISNVSFGLPTAGREVLNSVFLYHCVQAGLDMALVNSEKLERYASLPEEERKLAEDLLYNRGQDPVTPFAAHFRERKAAKVQVSALPLEERLQRYIIEGSRDGLFADLELALAKYKPLEIINGPLMKGMDEVGRLFAANELIVAEVLQSAESMKAAVGFLEPHMSSSQTATRGKVVLATVKGDVHDIGKNLVEIILANNGFQVVNLGIKVPPEQLVQAVREHRPDILGLSGLLVKSAHQMVATAEDLKRAGVETPILVGGAALSRNFVDRNIAPAYGGGTVAYAQDAMSGLDLAKQIVDPSSHERLRGELAERRVKLAQEVKERPRTEAVVVRPRSAEIRVLDAVPAAPDWERHVLTNTPLDHIWKFINPVMLYGRHLGLRGSARALGTAAEAELAKTEEGRKALALKEAVEELKGMLRDGLMQARAVFQFFKAGSDGNRVVLFDGTTGREAASFDFPRQDRDGGLCLSDYLRPLDRGVPSDNVAMFVVTAGAGIRELSESLKAKGEFLKMHAVQALALETAEGYAELLHTQLRSMWGTPDAPDMTMLERFRAEYAGKRYSFGYPACPRLEDQSKLFAALRPEEIGVQLTDGCMMEPEASVSALVFHHPQASYFSVT